The following proteins come from a genomic window of Triticum aestivum cultivar Chinese Spring chromosome 6A, IWGSC CS RefSeq v2.1, whole genome shotgun sequence:
- the LOC123130383 gene encoding protein DMP5-like, with amino-acid sequence MPAPAQQSSPRQAPPPTGVLPPADKTLSSASDLLKLLPTGTVLAFQALAPSFSNNHGVCHAANRCLVLALIGGCAASCVLLSFTDSLVGRDGRLYYGAATLGGFYPFNFTGTRGERDAVFKDLSRFRVTPMDLVHAVVSALVFLAVAFADAGIQGCLFPDARTDTRELLVNLPLAAGFLASMVFMIFPTTRKSIGYTDMMPHSQ; translated from the coding sequence ATGCCTGCGCCGGCCCAACAATCCTCTCCTCGCCAGGCCCCGCCACCGACGGGCGTCCTTCCGCCGGCGGACAAGACGCTGTCGAGCGCGTCGGACCTCCTGAAGCTCCTGCCGACGGGTACGGTGCTGGCCTTCCAGGCGCTGGCGCCTTCCTTCAGCAACAACCACGGCGTCTGCCACGCGGCCAACCGGTGCCTGGTCCTGGCGCTCATCGGCGGCTGCGCCGCCTCCTGCGTGCTCCTCTCCTTCACGGACAGCCTCGTCGGCCGCGACGGCAGGCTCTACTACGGCGCGGCCACGCTCGGGGGCTTCTACCCTTTCAACTTCACCGGCACGCGCGGCGAGCGGGACGCGGTGTTCAAGGACCTCTCCAGGTTCCGGGTCACGCCCATGGACTTGGTGCACGCCGTCGTCTCCGCGCTCGTGTTCCTCGCCGTCGCGTTCGCCGACGCCGGCATACAGGGCTGCCTCTTCCCGGACGCCCGGACGGACACGAGGGAGCTGCTGGTCAACTTGCCGCTTGCCGCTGGCTTCCTCGCTAGCATGGTGTTCATGATCTTCCCCACTACCAGGAAGAGTATCGGCTACACGGATATGATGCCCCACTCGCAGTGA